One Phalacrocorax aristotelis chromosome 10, bGulAri2.1, whole genome shotgun sequence genomic region harbors:
- the NME3 gene encoding nucleoside diphosphate kinase 3: MICLVLGLFAGLFQSASSGANERTFVAIKPDGVQRHLVGEIIRRFERKGLQLVGLKLLQASEELLKEHYTALRDRPFYSQLVKYMSSGPVVAMVWQGLDVVKTVRTMIGETNPAESRPGTIRGDFCVEVSKNVIHGSDSVESAQQEISLWFHPEELTCWEDTAEHWIYV, translated from the exons ATGATCTGCCTGGTGCTGGGGCTCTTCGCCGGCCTCTTCCAGAGTG CTTCCAGCGGGGCTAATGAACGCACCTTCGTGGCCATCAAACCCGACGGAGTCCAACGGCACCTGGTCGGGGAGATCATCCGGCGGTTCGAGAGGAAGGGCCTGCAGCTGGTGGGGCTGAAGCTGCTGCAG GCCTCAGAGGAGCTGCTGAAAGAGCACTACACTGCCCTTCGTGACCGTCCCTTCTACAGCCAGTTGGTGAAGTACATGAGCTCCGGGCCCGTGGTGGCCATG GTCTGGCAGGGCCTGGATGTGGTCAAGACAGTTCGTACAATGATTGGGGAGACTAACCCAGCTGAATCCAGGCCTGGTACCATCCGAGGAGACTTCTGCGTTGAAGTCAGCAA GAATGTGATCCACGGCAGCGACTCGGTTGAGAGTGCCCAGCAGGAGATCTCCCTCTGGTTCCACCCAGAGGAGCTGACTTGCTGGGAGGACACGGCTGAGCACTGGATCTATGTGTGA